The proteins below come from a single Hirundo rustica isolate bHirRus1 chromosome 6, bHirRus1.pri.v3, whole genome shotgun sequence genomic window:
- the FTH1 gene encoding ferritin heavy chain → MAAPPSQVRQNYHQDCEAAVNRQINLELYASYVYLSMSYYFDRDDVALKNFAKYFLHQSHEEREHAEKLMKLQNQRGGRIFLQDIKKPDRDDWESGLTAMECALHLEKNVNQSLLELHKLATEKNDPHLCDFIETHYLDEQVKAIKELGDHVTNLRKMGAPKYGMAEYLFDKHTLGDCQS, encoded by the exons atggcagcgCCCCCCTCTCAGGTGCGCCAGAACTACCACCAGGACTGCGAGGCCGCCGTCAACCGCCAGATCAACCTGGAGCTCTACGCGTCCTACGTGTACCTCAGCATG tcctACTATTTTGACCGGGATGATGTGGCCCTGAAAAACTTTGCCAAGTACTTCCTGCATCAGTCCCACGAGGAACGGGAGCACGCTGAGAAGCTGATGAAACTGCAGAACCAGAGGGGTGGGCGCATCTTCCTGCAGGACATCAAG AAGCCAGACCGTGATGACTGGGAGAGTGGCCTGACTGCCATGGAGTGTGCCCTTCACCTGGAGAAAAATGTGAACCAATCACTGCTGGAACTGCACAAATTGGCAACTGAAAAGAACGACCCACAC TTGTGTGACTTCATTGAGACCCATTACCTGGATGAGCAGGTGAAAGCCATCAAGGAGCTGGGTGACCATGTGACCAACCTGCGGAAGATGGGGGCCCCCAAATACGGCATGGCAGAGTATCTCTTCGACAAGCACACCCTTGGGGACTGTCAGAGCTGA